The following are encoded together in the Dyella terrae genome:
- a CDS encoding LysR family transcriptional regulator, with protein sequence MSLGRFDLNLLRSLDVLLVERNVTRAAARLHLSQPALSSQLKQLRTLFNDPLLVPSGPRGMLPTPRALALQESLRDYLAQLTALVVEQKGFDPAASSRIWRVSAADSAHSVVAPGLLRRLQASAPACRLALLPSSQQNLPELMSSNEIDLLLAPSTSMPESLKCRELYRESFVCVLRKGHPAAKKPLSLDQFCEMLHVLTSPSGGGFEGVVDEMLAHVGRRRRVMVSTPSFLLLPSLVEASDLVATVPRRVAQFWTNRVALLAPPLEIEGFSMQMGWHPRNHADPGLRWLREQVQSVVAETART encoded by the coding sequence ATGTCGCTCGGGCGTTTCGACCTCAATCTGCTCCGGTCGTTGGACGTGCTGCTGGTCGAGCGCAACGTCACCCGCGCCGCTGCGCGGCTTCATCTGTCACAACCGGCGCTTTCCAGTCAGCTCAAGCAGTTGCGTACGCTGTTCAATGACCCGTTACTGGTGCCCAGCGGCCCGCGGGGCATGCTGCCGACGCCGCGCGCGTTGGCGCTGCAGGAATCCTTGCGCGATTACCTGGCGCAACTGACCGCGCTGGTCGTCGAGCAAAAAGGGTTTGATCCGGCAGCGTCGAGCCGCATCTGGCGAGTCAGTGCGGCGGACTCGGCGCACTCCGTCGTAGCTCCCGGTTTGCTGCGTCGCCTACAGGCGTCCGCACCGGCGTGCCGGTTGGCGTTGTTGCCGTCCTCCCAGCAGAACCTGCCGGAACTCATGAGCAGCAACGAGATCGACCTGCTCCTTGCGCCATCGACATCCATGCCGGAATCACTCAAGTGTCGGGAGCTATATCGCGAGTCGTTCGTCTGCGTGCTGCGCAAAGGGCATCCGGCAGCGAAAAAGCCGCTCAGCCTGGATCAGTTCTGCGAGATGCTGCATGTGTTGACGTCACCCAGTGGCGGCGGCTTCGAAGGTGTCGTCGACGAGATGCTGGCCCACGTCGGGCGCCGCCGCCGCGTGATGGTATCCACGCCCAGCTTCTTGTTGCTTCCCTCTCTGGTGGAGGCGAGTGACTTGGTGGCTACGGTGCCGCGTCGCGTTGCTCAGTTCTGGACAAACCGGGTTGCACTGTTGGCACCACCATTGGAAATCGAGGGTTTCTCCATGCAGATGGGCTGGCATCCGCGCAATCACGCCGACCCCGGCCTGCGCTGGCTGCGCGAACAGGTTCAAAGCGTTGTAGCGGAAACCGCCCGCACCTGA
- a CDS encoding long-chain-fatty-acid--CoA ligase: protein MSIERPWLAHYPEGVPPQIDVNQYASVAAVVEEAFERFRQRPAFASFGKVLNYGQIDELSRQFAGYLTGELKLSKGDRIAIMMPNVLQYPIALFGALRAGLVVVNTNPMYTARELRHQLEDAGAKAIVVLDNFASTLQQVIGETKVEHIITTGIGDLLGAKGMVINFVLKHVKKMVPAYSLPHAVRFTDALSRGAPHPLLKVELGHDDLAFLQYTGGTTGVAKGAMLSHGNMVANMMQAGAWIGKNAKPGEEIIITALPLYHIFSLTANGLVFMRLGGLNWLITNPRDMPGFVKELKKSKFTALTGVNTLFNGLLNTPGFAELDFSRLHLSLGGGMAVQRAVAERWKKVTGCTLAEAYGLTETSPAACINPLDLKDYNGSIGLPIPSTDVAIWSEDNQPLPIGQVGELMVHGPQVMKGYWQRPDETVKVLGADGWLHTGDIARMDESGYIYIVDRKKDMILVSGFNVYPNEVEDVVMQHPGVAEVAAVGVPDEHSGEVVKLFVVRKDPNLTVEALKKFCHDNLTGYKRPKIIEFRDSLPKSNVGKILRRELRDEKKTPA from the coding sequence ATGAGCATTGAACGTCCGTGGCTGGCCCATTACCCCGAAGGCGTTCCTCCGCAGATCGACGTCAACCAGTACGCGTCGGTGGCTGCGGTGGTGGAAGAAGCCTTCGAGCGTTTCCGCCAGCGCCCCGCGTTCGCCAGCTTCGGCAAGGTGCTCAACTACGGCCAGATCGATGAGCTGAGTCGCCAGTTCGCCGGCTACCTCACCGGCGAGCTCAAGCTGAGCAAGGGCGATCGCATCGCGATCATGATGCCCAACGTGCTCCAATACCCTATCGCCCTGTTCGGTGCGCTACGCGCCGGCCTGGTAGTGGTCAACACCAACCCGATGTACACCGCGCGCGAACTCAGGCATCAGCTTGAGGATGCCGGCGCAAAGGCCATCGTGGTGCTGGACAACTTCGCCTCGACGCTGCAGCAGGTGATCGGCGAGACCAAGGTAGAGCACATCATCACCACCGGCATTGGCGACCTGCTGGGCGCCAAGGGCATGGTGATCAACTTCGTGCTCAAGCACGTCAAGAAGATGGTGCCCGCGTATAGCCTGCCCCATGCCGTGCGCTTCACCGACGCCCTGTCGCGCGGCGCTCCTCACCCGCTGCTGAAGGTAGAACTGGGTCACGACGACCTCGCGTTCCTGCAGTACACGGGCGGCACCACTGGCGTCGCCAAGGGCGCGATGCTCTCGCACGGCAACATGGTTGCCAACATGATGCAGGCCGGCGCCTGGATTGGTAAGAACGCCAAACCCGGCGAAGAAATCATCATCACCGCGCTGCCGCTCTATCACATCTTCTCGCTGACAGCGAACGGTTTGGTGTTCATGCGCCTGGGCGGCCTGAACTGGCTGATCACCAACCCGCGCGACATGCCCGGCTTCGTCAAGGAACTGAAGAAGTCGAAGTTCACTGCGCTTACCGGCGTCAACACGTTGTTCAATGGCCTGCTCAATACCCCTGGGTTCGCTGAGCTGGATTTTTCCCGGCTGCACTTGAGCCTAGGTGGCGGCATGGCCGTGCAGCGCGCGGTAGCGGAGCGCTGGAAGAAGGTCACCGGCTGCACGCTGGCCGAAGCCTATGGCCTCACCGAAACCTCGCCCGCCGCGTGCATCAATCCGCTGGATCTGAAGGACTACAACGGCTCGATCGGCCTGCCGATTCCTTCCACCGATGTGGCGATCTGGTCGGAAGACAATCAGCCGCTGCCGATCGGTCAGGTGGGCGAACTGATGGTGCATGGCCCGCAGGTGATGAAGGGCTACTGGCAGCGCCCCGACGAAACCGTCAAGGTATTGGGCGCTGATGGCTGGCTGCATACCGGCGACATCGCCCGCATGGACGAAAGCGGCTACATCTACATCGTCGACCGCAAGAAGGACATGATTCTCGTGTCTGGCTTCAACGTATATCCGAACGAAGTCGAAGACGTGGTGATGCAGCACCCTGGCGTGGCCGAAGTGGCAGCCGTGGGCGTGCCGGACGAGCACTCCGGCGAAGTGGTGAAGCTGTTCGTGGTACGCAAGGACCCGAACCTCACCGTGGAAGCACTCAAGAAGTTCTGCCACGACAACCTCACCGGCTACAAGCGCCCGAAGATCATCGAGTTCCGCGATTCGCTGCCCAAGAGCAACGTGGGCAAGATTCTTCGCCGCGAACTGCGCGACGAGAAGAAAACACCGGCCTGA
- a CDS encoding bifunctional aconitate hydratase 2/2-methylisocitrate dehydratase produces MLNAYRQHVAERAALGIPPLPLSAQQTADLIELLKNPPVGEEAFLVDLITNRVPAGVDDAAKVKASYLAAVAFGTEKSALISREKATELLGTMLGGYNIHPLIELLDDAQIGTVAANALKHTLLMFDAFHDVKEKADKGNTNAKAVLQSWADAEWFTSKPEVPESLTITVFKVPGETNTDDLSPAPDATTRPDIPLHALAMLKNKRDGAPFQPEEDGKRGPIAFIESLKEKGHLVAYVGDVVGTGSSRKSATNSVLWFTGENIPFIPNKRFGGVCLGSKIAPIFYNTMEDAGALPIELDVSHMEMGDVVELRPCDGKALKNGEVIAEFQVKSDVLFDEVRAGGRIPLIIGRGLTAKAREALGLPVSTLFRLPQQPVDTGKGFTLAQKMVGRAIGLPEGQGVRPGTYCEPKMTSVGSQDTTGPMTRDELKDLACLGFSADLVMQSFCHTAAYPKPVDVKTHHTLPEFISTRGGISLRPGDGVIHSWLNRMLLPDTVGTGGDSHTRFPIGISFPAGSGLVAFAAATGVMPLDMPESVLVRFKGELQPGVTLRDLVNAIPLYAIKQGLLTVAKQGKKNIFSGRILEIEGLPNLKVEQAFELSDASAERSAAGCTVHLDKAPIIEYITSNITLLKYMIAQGYKDPRSLQRRIKAMEAWLANPQLLDRDADAEYAAVIEIDLADVHEPIVACPNDPDDVKTLSDVAGATIDEVFIGSCMTNIGHFRAASKLLEGKRDIPTKLWVAPPTKMDQQQLTEEGHYGVLGTAGARMEMPGCSLCMGNQAQVREGATVFSTSTRNFPNRLGKNSNVYLGSAELAAICSRLGKIPTKDEYMTDVGVINANGDKIYKYMNFDQIKDYSEVAAAVPV; encoded by the coding sequence ATGCTTAACGCCTACCGCCAACATGTCGCCGAGCGCGCCGCGCTGGGAATCCCGCCGCTGCCGCTGTCGGCCCAGCAGACCGCCGACCTGATCGAGCTCCTGAAGAATCCGCCTGTCGGTGAAGAGGCGTTCCTCGTTGATCTGATCACCAACCGCGTCCCGGCCGGCGTGGACGATGCGGCCAAGGTCAAGGCGTCGTATCTGGCGGCCGTGGCGTTCGGCACCGAAAAGAGCGCGCTGATTTCGCGCGAGAAGGCCACCGAACTGCTCGGCACCATGCTGGGCGGCTACAACATCCATCCGCTGATCGAGCTGCTCGACGACGCACAGATCGGCACCGTCGCCGCCAATGCGCTCAAACACACGCTGCTGATGTTCGACGCCTTCCACGACGTCAAGGAAAAGGCCGACAAGGGCAACACCAACGCCAAGGCCGTGCTGCAGAGCTGGGCCGACGCCGAGTGGTTCACCAGCAAACCCGAAGTGCCGGAAAGCCTGACCATCACCGTGTTCAAGGTGCCGGGCGAAACCAACACCGATGACTTGTCGCCGGCGCCGGACGCCACCACGCGCCCGGACATCCCGCTGCACGCGCTGGCCATGCTCAAGAACAAGCGCGACGGCGCACCGTTCCAGCCGGAAGAAGACGGCAAGCGCGGCCCCATCGCCTTCATCGAATCTCTGAAGGAAAAGGGTCACCTGGTTGCCTACGTCGGTGACGTGGTCGGCACCGGTTCCAGCCGCAAGTCCGCCACCAACTCGGTGCTGTGGTTCACTGGCGAGAACATCCCCTTCATCCCGAACAAGCGTTTCGGTGGCGTGTGCCTGGGCAGCAAGATCGCCCCGATCTTCTACAACACGATGGAAGACGCCGGCGCGCTGCCGATCGAACTCGACGTGTCCCATATGGAGATGGGTGACGTCGTCGAGCTGCGTCCGTGCGACGGCAAGGCGTTGAAGAACGGCGAAGTCATCGCCGAATTCCAGGTCAAGTCCGACGTGCTGTTCGACGAAGTGCGCGCCGGTGGCCGCATTCCGCTGATCATCGGTCGTGGCCTCACCGCCAAGGCGCGCGAAGCGTTGGGTCTGCCGGTCTCTACGCTGTTCCGTCTGCCGCAGCAGCCTGTCGATACGGGCAAGGGCTTCACGCTGGCGCAGAAGATGGTGGGTCGTGCCATCGGATTGCCGGAAGGCCAGGGCGTGCGCCCGGGCACCTACTGCGAGCCGAAGATGACCTCGGTGGGTTCGCAGGACACCACCGGCCCGATGACCCGCGACGAGCTGAAGGACCTGGCCTGCCTGGGCTTCTCGGCCGACCTCGTCATGCAGTCGTTCTGCCATACCGCCGCTTATCCGAAGCCGGTGGACGTGAAGACCCACCACACGCTGCCGGAATTCATCAGCACCCGTGGCGGCATCTCGCTGCGTCCGGGTGACGGCGTGATCCACAGCTGGCTCAACCGCATGCTGCTGCCCGACACCGTCGGCACCGGCGGCGACAGCCACACGCGTTTCCCGATCGGTATTTCCTTCCCGGCGGGCTCGGGCCTGGTGGCCTTCGCCGCCGCCACGGGCGTGATGCCGCTGGACATGCCGGAATCCGTGCTGGTGCGCTTCAAGGGCGAACTGCAGCCGGGCGTCACGCTGCGTGATCTCGTCAACGCGATCCCGCTCTACGCCATCAAGCAGGGTCTGCTGACCGTTGCCAAGCAGGGCAAGAAGAACATCTTCTCCGGCCGCATCCTGGAAATCGAAGGTCTGCCGAATCTCAAGGTGGAGCAGGCGTTCGAGCTATCCGATGCCTCGGCCGAGCGTTCGGCTGCCGGTTGCACGGTGCATTTGGACAAGGCGCCGATCATCGAATACATCACCAGCAACATCACGCTGCTGAAGTACATGATCGCCCAGGGCTACAAGGACCCGCGCAGCCTGCAGCGCCGCATCAAGGCGATGGAAGCATGGCTCGCCAACCCGCAGTTGCTGGACCGCGATGCAGACGCTGAATACGCTGCGGTCATCGAGATCGACCTGGCTGACGTGCACGAGCCCATCGTGGCTTGCCCGAACGACCCGGATGATGTGAAGACGCTCAGCGACGTGGCTGGCGCCACCATCGATGAAGTGTTCATCGGTTCGTGCATGACCAACATTGGTCATTTCCGTGCCGCGTCGAAATTGCTGGAAGGCAAGCGCGACATCCCGACCAAGCTCTGGGTGGCCCCGCCGACCAAGATGGACCAGCAGCAGCTGACCGAGGAAGGCCATTACGGCGTACTCGGCACCGCTGGCGCCCGCATGGAAATGCCGGGTTGCTCGCTGTGCATGGGCAACCAGGCGCAGGTGCGCGAGGGCGCTACGGTGTTCTCCACCTCTACCCGCAACTTCCCCAACCGTCTGGGCAAGAACTCCAACGTGTACCTGGGTTCGGCCGAACTGGCCGCGATCTGCTCGCGTCTGGGCAAGATCCCGACCAAGGATGAGTACATGACTGACGTAGGCGTGATCAACGCCAATGGCGACAAGATCTACAAGTACATGAACTTCGACCAGATCAAGGATTACTCCGAGGTAGCCGCCGCCGTTCCTGTCTGA
- a CDS encoding SDR family oxidoreductase has protein sequence MENLKNQRILIIGGSSGMGLACARRLASKGAHVIIASRSQASLDAALTTVPGSASAHVVDFSSESSLEALFTAVGRIDHLVLAASSSAAWGPFRDVSGAVLLKAFEQKALGYWQSIRAALPHLRKDGSVTLLSGTASRTALMHTAGLAAINGAITQMGQTLAMELAPLRVNVVSPGLIDTPAYDHLSHEAKTALFDGMIKDLHVGRAGTSEEVAQAMEFVITNDFTTGALIDIDGGSR, from the coding sequence ATGGAAAATCTTAAAAATCAACGCATTCTGATCATTGGCGGTAGCTCCGGCATGGGTCTGGCCTGTGCACGGCGCCTAGCCTCGAAAGGGGCTCACGTCATCATCGCCAGCCGCTCGCAGGCGAGCCTCGACGCCGCCCTCACCACCGTCCCGGGCAGCGCCAGCGCCCATGTCGTGGACTTCTCCAGCGAGTCCTCACTGGAAGCACTGTTCACCGCCGTCGGACGCATCGATCACCTGGTCCTGGCCGCCTCCAGCAGTGCCGCATGGGGTCCGTTCCGCGACGTCAGCGGTGCGGTCTTGCTCAAAGCCTTCGAGCAGAAAGCGCTGGGTTACTGGCAATCCATTCGGGCCGCGCTGCCTCACCTGCGCAAGGACGGCTCCGTCACCCTGTTGTCGGGCACGGCCTCGCGCACGGCACTCATGCACACCGCCGGGCTGGCGGCGATCAACGGCGCCATCACGCAGATGGGGCAAACCCTGGCCATGGAGTTGGCACCGCTGCGCGTGAATGTGGTTTCGCCAGGGTTGATCGACACGCCTGCTTACGATCACTTGTCGCACGAGGCCAAGACCGCTCTGTTCGATGGCATGATCAAGGACCTTCATGTCGGTCGGGCGGGCACATCGGAAGAAGTGGCGCAGGCTATGGAGTTCGTCATCACCAACGACTTCACCACAGGCGCATTGATCGACATCGATGGCGGTTCGCGCTGA
- the acnA gene encoding aconitate hydratase AcnA gives MLDSFATRDTLTVNGSQYQIASLTKLGQRFDLKTLPFSLKILLENLLRHEDGVNVTAKEIEAVANWNAKAEPDTEIAFMPARVVLQDFTGVPCVVDLAAMRDAVVKLGGDAKQINPLAPAELVIDHSVQVDVYGSESALEKNVEIEFHRNQERYAFLRWGQKAFDNFKVVPPRTGIVHQVNLEHLARVVFTAEKGGKQWAYPDTVFGTDSHTTMINGIGVLGWGVGGIEAEAAMLGQPSSMLIPQVVGFRLTGKLSEGVTATDLVLTVTQTLRKLGVVGKFVEFFGSGLKHLALADRATIGNMAPEYGATCGIFPIDQEALNYLHLSGRSEEQIRLVEAYAKAQGLWHDENAVEPRFTTTLELDLAEVKPSLAGPKRPQDRVLLEGVQKSFHDAVGPLTANRRPRNDDTSAFIAEGGSAAIGNPANDITDSGVRVEKDGESFKLGDGAVVIAAITSCTNTSNPSVMLGAGLLAKKAAARGLKAQPWVKTSIGPGSKVVTDYLEKTGLLKELEKVGFFIVGYGCTTCIGNSGPLPPEISKGIGEGDLAVASVLSGNRNFEGRVHPEVKMNYLASPPLVVAYALAGTLDVDLSKDPLGTGSDGKPVYLKDIWPTNQEISDLVGSALNPEMFEKSYADVFKGDSRWNHIASPDGDVYKWDDSTYIKNPPYFEGMSKEPGSIEDVHGARVLSLFGDSITTDHISPAGSIKKDSPAGRFLIGKGVEPKDFNSYGSRRGNDDVMVRGTFANIRIKNLMLNGVEGGYTLYVPNGEQMAIYDAAMKYKADKTPLVVIAGKEYGTGSSRDWAAKGTLLLGVKAVIAESFERIHRSNLVGMGVLPLQFEDGQNAQSLGLTGKETFDITGLNGGESKTAKVVATGEDGKKKEFTVKVLLLTPKEREFFRHGGILQYVLRQLAGKKAA, from the coding sequence ATGCTGGATTCATTCGCCACCCGCGACACCCTCACTGTCAACGGCAGCCAGTACCAGATCGCCAGCCTGACCAAGCTCGGCCAGCGCTTTGACCTCAAGACCCTGCCCTTCTCGCTGAAGATCCTGCTGGAAAATCTGTTGCGCCACGAGGATGGCGTCAACGTCACGGCCAAGGAAATCGAGGCCGTAGCCAACTGGAACGCCAAGGCGGAGCCCGACACTGAGATCGCCTTCATGCCGGCGCGCGTGGTGTTGCAGGACTTCACCGGCGTGCCCTGCGTGGTCGATCTGGCCGCCATGCGCGATGCGGTGGTGAAGCTGGGCGGCGACGCCAAGCAGATCAACCCATTGGCCCCTGCCGAGCTGGTGATCGACCACTCGGTGCAGGTGGACGTGTATGGCTCAGAATCCGCGCTGGAGAAGAACGTCGAGATCGAGTTCCACCGCAACCAGGAGCGCTACGCCTTCCTACGCTGGGGCCAGAAGGCGTTCGACAACTTCAAGGTGGTGCCGCCGCGCACCGGCATCGTGCACCAGGTGAACCTGGAGCATCTCGCCCGTGTGGTGTTCACCGCGGAAAAGGGTGGCAAGCAGTGGGCCTATCCGGACACCGTGTTTGGCACCGACTCGCACACCACCATGATCAATGGCATCGGCGTGCTGGGCTGGGGCGTGGGCGGCATCGAGGCGGAAGCCGCCATGTTGGGACAGCCGTCGTCCATGCTGATTCCGCAGGTGGTGGGCTTCAGGCTGACCGGCAAGTTGTCCGAGGGCGTCACCGCTACTGACCTGGTGCTCACCGTCACTCAGACGCTGCGTAAACTCGGTGTGGTGGGTAAGTTCGTGGAGTTCTTCGGTAGCGGCCTGAAGCATCTGGCACTGGCCGACCGTGCCACCATCGGCAACATGGCCCCGGAATACGGCGCTACCTGCGGCATCTTCCCCATCGACCAGGAAGCGCTGAACTATCTGCACCTGTCTGGCCGCAGCGAAGAGCAGATCCGGCTGGTGGAGGCCTATGCCAAGGCACAGGGCCTGTGGCACGACGAAAACGCCGTGGAGCCGCGCTTCACCACGACGCTGGAGCTCGACCTCGCCGAGGTGAAGCCCTCGCTGGCCGGCCCCAAGCGCCCGCAGGACCGTGTGTTGCTAGAAGGTGTGCAGAAGAGCTTCCATGACGCAGTGGGCCCGTTGACCGCCAACCGCCGCCCGCGCAATGACGATACCTCGGCCTTCATCGCTGAAGGCGGCTCGGCAGCCATTGGCAACCCGGCCAACGACATCACCGACAGCGGCGTGCGCGTGGAGAAGGACGGTGAATCGTTCAAGCTCGGCGACGGCGCCGTGGTGATCGCTGCCATCACGTCCTGCACCAACACCTCCAACCCCAGTGTGATGCTCGGTGCCGGTTTGCTCGCCAAGAAGGCCGCCGCCAGGGGCCTGAAAGCGCAGCCGTGGGTGAAGACCTCTATTGGTCCTGGCTCCAAGGTGGTCACCGACTACCTGGAGAAGACCGGCCTGCTGAAGGAGCTGGAGAAGGTCGGCTTCTTCATCGTCGGCTACGGCTGCACCACCTGCATTGGCAACTCCGGCCCGCTGCCGCCCGAAATCAGCAAGGGCATTGGCGAGGGTGATCTGGCCGTGGCCTCGGTGCTGTCGGGCAACCGCAACTTCGAAGGCCGTGTGCATCCGGAAGTGAAGATGAACTACCTGGCCTCGCCGCCATTGGTGGTCGCCTATGCACTGGCCGGCACGCTCGACGTCGACCTAAGCAAGGATCCGCTGGGCACCGGCAGCGATGGCAAGCCGGTGTACCTCAAGGACATCTGGCCGACCAACCAGGAAATCTCGGACCTTGTGGGCAGCGCCCTCAATCCCGAGATGTTCGAGAAGAGCTACGCCGACGTGTTCAAGGGCGACTCGCGCTGGAATCACATCGCCTCGCCCGATGGCGACGTGTACAAGTGGGACGACTCCACCTACATCAAGAACCCGCCCTACTTCGAAGGCATGAGCAAGGAGCCGGGCTCCATCGAAGACGTTCACGGCGCCCGCGTGCTTAGCCTGTTCGGCGACTCCATCACTACCGATCACATCTCGCCAGCCGGCTCGATTAAGAAGGACAGCCCGGCGGGCCGCTTCTTGATCGGCAAGGGTGTGGAGCCGAAGGACTTCAACTCCTACGGCTCGCGCCGCGGCAACGATGACGTGATGGTGCGCGGTACCTTCGCGAACATTCGCATCAAGAACCTGATGCTCAACGGCGTTGAAGGTGGCTATACGCTCTATGTGCCCAACGGTGAGCAGATGGCCATCTACGACGCGGCCATGAAGTACAAGGCCGATAAGACGCCGCTCGTGGTCATCGCCGGCAAGGAATATGGCACCGGCTCGTCGCGCGACTGGGCGGCCAAGGGCACTCTGCTGCTCGGCGTAAAGGCAGTGATCGCGGAAAGCTTCGAGCGCATCCACCGCTCCAACCTGGTGGGCATGGGCGTGCTGCCGTTGCAGTTCGAGGACGGCCAGAACGCCCAGTCGCTGGGCCTGACCGGCAAGGAAACCTTCGATATCACCGGCCTGAACGGTGGCGAGTCGAAGACCGCCAAGGTCGTTGCCACTGGCGAAGACGGCAAGAAGAAGGAGTTCACCGTGAAGGTACTGCTGCTCACACCGAAGGAGCGCGAGTTCTTCCGTCACGGCGGCATCCTGCAGTACGTGCTGCGCCAACTCGCAGGGAAGAAGGCGGCCTGA
- a CDS encoding nuclear transport factor 2 family protein has protein sequence MPRVQKLFVNPLFCLLLMAGLSACHHTPDESRVRQGIEKAEHAAEQADASALDAVLSDDFDGNHGEMERRQLLGLLRATSFRGETIHALTGPIEVEQHGDRYVARFTVTLTSGGKLLPAQIGMYQVETAWRKDGGEWRCYSATWTSAS, from the coding sequence ATGCCTCGAGTACAAAAACTGTTTGTAAATCCGTTGTTTTGCCTGTTGCTGATGGCTGGCCTGTCGGCCTGCCATCACACGCCCGACGAAAGTCGGGTGCGACAGGGTATCGAAAAGGCCGAGCATGCTGCTGAGCAGGCGGATGCCTCGGCACTGGATGCCGTGCTGAGCGATGACTTCGACGGGAACCATGGGGAGATGGAACGTCGCCAACTGCTTGGTCTGTTGCGCGCGACATCGTTTCGCGGCGAGACGATCCACGCGTTGACGGGCCCTATTGAGGTCGAACAGCACGGCGATCGCTACGTGGCACGCTTCACCGTTACCTTGACGAGCGGAGGCAAACTGCTTCCCGCGCAGATCGGCATGTATCAAGTGGAGACGGCATGGCGGAAGGATGGAGGGGAGTGGCGTTGTTATTCGGCGACATGGACATCTGCGAGCTGA